The following is a genomic window from Pelomonas sp. SE-A7.
AGACCCGCATCGACAGCCGCGCGCTGCGCCTGGCCGAGTCGGCCAAGGTCGGCAATGTCTATGTGAACCGCAACATCATCGGCGCCGTGGTCGGCGTGCAGCCCTTCGGCGGCGAAGGCATGAGCGGCACCGGCCCCAAGGCCGGCGGCCCGAACTACCTGTGGCGCTTCTGCGCGCCGGCGCAATCAGCCGCCGGTAGCAGCGGCGAACAAGCTGCGGCCTTCTTGCCCGCTGGCGCCACCAGCGTGGAGCTGAAGGCACTCGCCCAGGCCCAGGCCGTGTGGGCCGATGTGGACCTGGAAGCGCGAGCCGCCCTGCTGGGCCGCGCGGCCGAGGCGCTGGGCGCTGCCGGCGAGGCCGCTGCTCTGCGTCGTCTGGCTCAGGACGCGCCGGCACTGCTGGCCAAGCGCGAGTTGCCCGGCCCGACCGGCGAGAGCAACGAGCTGCGACTGCATGGCCGCGGCGTGATTGCGGTGCTGGCCCAGAAGGCCAACCCGGCCGAGCTGGGCGCGGCCGTGGCCGCCGCTCTGGCGGCCGGCAACAGCGTGGCCCTGGTCGGTGCTGAAGACATGGGCGCCGCCGACAGCCTGCGCCAGGTCCTGCAACGCGCCGGCCTGCCCGGCGCAGCACTGCAAGTCTTTGGTGTCGATGCCGAACGCGCCCTGCTGCAGGCTCCGCAGCTGGCCGGCGTCTGCGTGGCGGCCGCAGCCAGCGCGCAGACCCGCGCCGTGCAACGCGCGCTGGCCGAGCGCAGCGGCGCCATCCTGCCGCTGATCACGGCGGCCGAGGCGGCGGATGCACGTCAGCTGTATCGCTTCGCGGCCGAGCAGACCCTGACCATCAACACGGCGGCGGCCGGCGGCAATGCCGCCCTGCTGGCTGGCTTGCACTGAAGCTGAGGAAGCAGCAGCTGGATCGACTCACAACCAGCTCGTGAACTGGTCCAGCTTCTTCTTGACGCCGCCATGCACCGGCACCTGGCAGCCCGGCTTGGGATGACCGACGACCAGCAAGATCACCGGCTTCTCGGCCTCGGGCCGGCCGCAGATGCGGGTCAGGAAGCCCATGGGGCTGGGCGTGTGGGTCAGCGTGGCCAGGCCGGCCCGGTGCAGGGCCTCGATCAGGAAGCCGGTGGCTATGCCCACCGACTCGGGCACGTAGTAGTGGCTGAAGCGCTGGCCGGTGGCCGGGTCCACGCCGTACTTCTGCGCAAAGATGGCGATCAGCAGCGGCGCCTCGTCCAGGAAGGGCTTGCTGGCGTCGGTGCCCAGCGGGGCCAGGGCGTTCAGCCATTCTTGCGGCGCCCGGCCGCTGTAAAAGCTTCGCTCTTCGGCCTCGGCTGCCTCGCGGATCTGGTGCTTGATCGTGGCGTCGGTGATCACCACGAAATGCCAAGGCTGCTGGTTGGCGCCCGAGGGCGCGGTGCCGGCGGCCAGCAGGCATTGCTCGACCAGCTCTCGCGCCACCGGTCGGGCGGCATCGAAATCTCGCACCGTGCGGCGCTGGCGCAGCAGCGCATAGGTCTGGCGCGCCGCGGCCAGCATCTGCTCGGCCGGCATCTCGGGGCGCGGGGGCAGCGGCTCCATCGCTGCGGGTGTCGAGGGGGTGGTGCTGTTGTTCATGTTTGTTGGTCTCCCGTCGTTGTTGTCGTCGTTGTTGTTGAATTGATGGCGATGACTGACGCCAAGAATAGGTGGCCAAGCCGTGGTCGCCTAGCCCATGAAGCCGTGACGCCGGGTGCGCGGCCTGGCTGGGCGAGGCAGAGCCGGCGATTAGACTTCGGGCCAACATGAGCCGTCCCATGACCACTCCCATGCTTCCTGCTGTTGCTTCCGCCTCATCGGCCCGCATCGCCTTCATTGGCGGCGGAAACATGGCCAGCGCCATCATCGGCGGCCTGCTGCGCAGCGGGCATGAGGCCGCGCGGCTGGCGGTGGTGGAGCCCTATGAGCCGCAGCGCGACAAGCTGCGGCAGGACTTTGCCGGCCTGCCGGTGATGGAAGACGCGGCTACAGGCGATGGCCTGGGCGAAATCGACCTGGTGGTCTGGGCTGTGAAGCCACAGATGTTCGGCGCGGCAGCGGCACCGGTGAAGGCCGCGAGCGCCTTGCATCTCTCGGTAATGGCCGGTATCCGCAGCGAAGCGATCTGCCAGGCCACCGGCAGCGAGCGTGTGGTGCGCTCCATGCCCAATACGCCGGCTCTGATCGGCCAGGGCATTGCCGGGCTGTTTGCACGGCCGGCGGTGAATGAAGCCGACCGGGCCCTGGTCGAGGCCGTGCTGGAGCCGACCGGGCGCAGCCTCTGGGTGGCCCGCGAGGAGGACCTCGACACCGTGACCGCGCTGTCGGGTTCGGGCCCGGCGTATTTCTTCTACATGGTCGAGGCCATGATGGCGGCCGGTGTCGAACTGGGCCTGCCGGCCGAGCAGGCGCGCGAGCTGGCCCTGGCCACCTGCGGAGGCGCCGCGGCCCTGGGCCTGCAGTCGGCCGAGCCGCCCAGCGTGCTGCGCGAGCGGGTGACGTCCAAGGGCGGTACGACGCATGCAGCGCTCACCAGCATGGAAGCCGACGGCGTGGGCGAGGCGATCCGCCGGGCGGTGAAGGCCGCCCAGCAGCGCGCCGTGGAGCTGGGCGACGAGTTCGGCCGCAGCAGCAGCGGCAATAGCAGCAACAGCAACAACAACAACAACAACAACAACAACGACTGAGCAGCGGAACCATGGGAATCGCAAGCCGCGAGGGCCTGCGCGACTGGCTGCGCGCACCCGGTTCTCTGAGCCGACGCCTGGCACGGCTGGGCCAGCGCTTTGAAGTGCAGGTGCTGAGCCAGCGCATCGCGCCGTTGCGCCGCCTGGAGCGCCAGGCGCTCGGTCTGCCGCGCCGCGGGCTTACCCTGGTGCGCGAGGTCATCCTCAAGGTCGATGGCAAGCCGCTGGTCTGGGCCCGTTCGGCCTTGCATCAGAGCGCCCTGGCCGGGCCCTGGCGCGCACTCAAGGGACTGGGCCACCGGCCCCTGGCCGATCTGCTGTACCACGACCGGCGCGTCAGCCGCAGCGTGCTGCAGCCGCGCAGGCTGGCGCGACACGGCCACACGCGAAGGCAGATGCAGCGCCAGTGGCAGCACGCCGTCGGCGAACCGGCTTCGCCGCAGATGCTCTGGTCGCGCAATTCGGTGTTCAGGCGCTATGGGGCGGAACTGCGGGTGATGGAGTTGTTTGTGCCGGAGGTGGCTGAGCGACGTCCGGTTCTGGTGCCGCGCCGAAGGACGCGCGGGCGGGTCTGAACCTTGCTCGCCCGCTTGGGACTGCGGGGCCGACCGTGACCGCAGCCATGCAATGGGGTCAGATCTGATCCAGCGGGCTCCGCACCCCTCGACCCCCCCGATTCAGTACATGCGTGTAGATCATGGTGGTCTTGACGTTGGCGTGACCCAGCAACTCCTGCACCGTGCGGATGTCATAGCCGGACTGCAGCAGGTGGGTGGCGAACGAGTGGCGCAAGATGTGAGGCGAGCAGGGCTTGACGATGCCGGCGCGGCCGGCCGCGCCCGAAATGGCCCGCTGCACCGATTGCTCCATCAGATGATGGCGCCGCACCTCTCCGCTGCGTGGATCGATGGAGCGCCGCGCGCTGGGAAACACCCATTGCCATCCCCAACTCAGGGCCGCTTGCGGCATCTTGACTGCCAGGGCATGGGGCAGGTGGACGGCGCCATAGCCTTCGCGCAGATCCAGTTCATGCAGACGTTTGGCCGTGGCCAACTGGTCGCGCAGCGGCAGGATGAGGTTTTCGGGCAGCACGGTCACGCGGTCTTTGCCGCCCTTGCCTTCGCGGACGATGATCTCGCGGCGTTCGAAGTCGATGTCTTTGGCGCGCAGACGCAGGCCTTCGAGGACGCGCATGCCCGTGCCGTAGAGCAGCGAGGCGATCAGCCAGGCCGTTCCCTTGAGCTCGAGGAGCAGCGAGCGTGCCTCGGAGCTGGTCAGCACGACGGGAAGGCGGCGACGGGCTTGCGCGGTGACGACCTCACCCAGCCAGGGAAGATTGAGTTGCAAGACCTGCCCGTACAGGAACAGCAACGCGGACTTGGCCTGATTCTGCGTGGAGGCCGTGACGTTGCGTTCCGCCGCCAGGAAGCTCAGGAAGGCTTCGACTTCGGCAGCACCAAGCTCGGCCGGATGACGCGTGCCGTGGAAGCGTATGTAGCGGCGTATCCACTCCACATAGACCTGTTCCGTTCTCAATGCATAGTGGCGAACCCGCAGCGCCTCGCGCACCTGGTCAAGCAGGCGCGGCGGTGGCGCATGGGTGTTGCGCGCTGCACCGGCGGGGACCGGATCAGAAGGCGGCTCGGGCCGCGGGCCGGCGGCCGGCGCCGAAACCGGGTCCAGGCAAGCCGCGGCATCAAGTGATGGATCAAGGCCTCTCGGCAGACTGGTCCCGGCCATCTTGCCCCCTCCTCCACCAAGAACATGTACACAGAAAGTTAGGCCATCTATCGCACCATTGAAATCCACCGCGTTACGGATCCAGGACAGCCGTCAATGGCGGCGAGGCGTGTTTACTCGAATGACGAACAGCTGATAGAAGGCCAAAATCTGGGTGACCGAGTATGGTCAATTAACGTTAGGTCTCGGGAAATGCTGCTGATCGCTTGCCCACGAAGTCAAAGTGCTGCATTGCCATGCGGCGAGAACGACGAGTGTGCGAGCGCGGGAGCAGCCGAGGCTTGGAGGCTTCAAAGTCAGTCCTCCGCTAGTCGCAGGCGCGTTGTTGTGGCGAGGCAGAACAGTCAGTTCGTTGCAGGCGCTTCGCGCCGCAGTGCCGCGCCTGGCAGTCGGTTTGTCGAGTGGTCTGCGAGAGGCTGCTCGGTGGCCTGGCGCAAAGCCAGCCTGCGCAGAGTTGCAGGGCGCTGCTTGTGCGCGAGGAAGGCCGGATGGTCGACCGCGATCTTCGAGTCGTGGGCTGGGTGGTTCAGAATCGGGCGCCGCAGTTCAGTCGGTCTGGGTTTCGAGGTGTGTCCTGCGTGGCAGCGGAATCGAGACCTAACCAATCGTTCCACCGGACGGCCTACGGCCACCGGTGAACTCAGACGTTAGGCTACATGCCAAGACATCTGAGAATCGCCTGCTCCCTTTACGTTGTCGCGCTTGCCATCATGGGCGCGCTCGCCGTCGGCTATGAATCGGGAATTTGGCGTCTGCTCAATCCCGCTTTGACGTTGCTCATCATCCTTGTTGCAATGCTGTTCATGCGCAGAGTTCCATGGACTTGGACCTACATGCGATGGATCTCCTTCTACGGAGTACTGATAAACACGCTTTTCTTCCCGGACCCGGAGTACTACGGTGCTCTTGTATGGCCCGCCCGGCTTGGTGCCTCATTTGAGATCGCTACTTCTGCGGTAATACTTTGGTCTCTCTTCTTCCGCCCGGAGACTCGTCTCTGGTTTGCAAAGAATGTGGCCTAACCAGTCGCTCGAGCCGACTCGCGTCGGCAAGCCGCCGCTCGCGGCTCAGCTTCAACGTTAGGCATCAATGACGCTCTGTGCCATGCAAAGACTTGAAGACGTCGCATACCTGCTCGCTGTGGAAATCCGTGAGGGGAAGTGGGATTACATTGATTGCATTGCATCTAAGCCCGTGCCGGCTTGCCCGGAGGTGATCGATGAACTCCGAAAGCGGTGCCAGGGCTATTCGATTGAGCAGTACCAGCGAGCCATCGCCGATGGTCTATTTGCTTCTCGCTAGAGCAATCTCATGAATACGTTTCGAACTTGCCAGCATTTGGAGGCTGTCTTGGCTGCTGCCGAGGCAGCGGGATGCAATTTGCTAGAGATCTCGGAAGGTTGGTCCAGGATCAATCGCGTGGCTTCAATGCAATCAAGCCTTCCTCAGGTCGCTCGCCTTGCTGCAGAGGCCGCGGGTGACGTCGTAAGCTACTTTGAGAATCCTGGTTCTCCGCATAGCGCCCCGGACGTTGGCTACGTGTGCATCACTTGTGGCGTTGCTCTATCGTTCCCGATGCCTAACCAATCGCTCGAGCCGACTCGCGTCGGCAAGCCGCCGCTCGCGGCTCAGCTTCAACGTTAGGCCTCATCCAGATATCCGCGTCCATGCCAGCTCGCTCCCATTGGAAACGTGCGCTCATCGCAGCGATCGCCTGGCTTGTCTGCTGCTCGATCGGCGGTATTGCTATCGCTGCGATATCTGGAGAGCACGGATCAATACTCTATGTTCTCTTCGGGTTCGTCATCGGCGCAATTGGCGGTGTGTCGAATGCTGCGCTCCTGTGCACTGCGACGTTTCGGGCCTTTTCTGTCCCAGCCAGGATTGGCGCTGTGTGGGCTGCGTCGATGCTCACATTCCTTTGGGTTGGCGCCTGTTTTCGTTGGCTGTCTGACGACTTGGTTGCAATCACTCTATCTGTCGCGGGCCCTATGCTCGTGGCCTCGTTGGCTGTCAACTTCTTCATTGGGCGAGAGAATGAGGCCTAACCAGTCGCTCGAGCCGACTCGCGTCGGCAAGCCGCCGCTCGCGGCTCAGCTTCAACGTTAGGCAGCAATACATGATCGCGAAACTAACTGTCGGTGTGCTCTGCGTAGCTCTTTCGCAGCTTGCCTTCGCACTTGATGACTCCGATGTGGGAACGTACGCGACCATCCAGAAAGATGGAAGCCTCAGCTCAAATCCTCTTGTGCTGGAGCGGACGGAGGCTGGCTGGATTCTTCGACAGCAGTCGCTGAAGGATCCTAAAGAATGCCTCAAGTGCGTAATGCATGAATCTGCTGCGGCGGATGTAGAGAGATTCTTTAATGGCCCTGCGCCAGAAGGCATGTCTGCTGAATGCGCGCATAACAGCGTGATGGCTTTTTGTAGGGTAGTGGATGCGGCTCGTCCAGGTCGTGACTACCGTCTGGTGTCGCTGCTAGAAGCGAAGCCCGTCAATGTTCAACTTTCGAAGAGCAAGTAGCGCGGCGATCGGTAAGAACGTGAAGAACATTTGCGCAATCCATCACTCGGGTTCGCGGCACGTGCTGCCTAACCAGTCGCTCGAGCCGACTCGCGTCGGCAAGCCGCCGCTCGCGGCTCAGCTTCAACGTTAGGCGTCAAAGATGCTCATACTTCCTACGCTCATCAATCGCTGGAGGACCAATGGGACGGATCTTCTCGCCTCAAGAACAAGAGCCGAAGTTTGCGAGGCATTCGAGAGCGTCGGATCGCGTGCAACATCCGATGTGGTGGCCCTATACGCCGGCCTAGGCGGCATGGAAACAATGGACGCCGAGTACTGGCGCCTTTGGCCGTTGGAAGAAGTAAAGGCTGAGAATGCAGAGAACGTACGAGACGGAGTGCTGTTCTCTGACTACTTGATGAGTTGCTGGTGCTACCGACTTAGGCCGAACCTCAATGACACTAGCGCTGTCTTGGTTGACCATTTTGATGGGGAGCCACAGATAGTCGCTACAACGCTGGAGGAGTTCCTCAAGGCCTATGCCATCAACGCGACACGTCTTCTTGATTCGACATCGCTTGTAGGGAATGAAGTCAATGACGCCTAACCAGTCGCTCGAGCCGACTCGCGTCGGCAGGCCGCCGCTCGCGGCTCAGCTTCAACGTTAGGTTTCACGAAATGGGCCGAGAAGAGTTGTACGGATCAGCGCTTCAGAATATGCAGCGCACGGTGCATAACCTCGCTGAGCGCGTACCTCAGCCTCAGAAGATCCCATACAAGACGTCCTTCGTTTTCAGGTACGTCGAGCGACTTCCCGAGCAAGCTCTTGTTCAGAAGCTTGCGCGCGTGGTTACGACACTAAAGGCGGCGACGGTATTGATGCAACATGGACTCGTGCAAGAGCAAGGGGCTCTGCAGCGAGTAATCCACGAGATTCATGAAGACATCATCTTCCTAGCCTATGGCCTGATCTTCAATGATCTATCTCCTCTGCATAAGTTGTACCTCGATGCGTTTTATGAGGAAGAGTTCGATGCAGACGACCCCATAGAGTCGACCCAGAAGCGTCCGATGGTGAGGAGATCAAAGATTCAGGCCTACATCGCGAACAAAGACGGGGTGGACTTAGATCCGAGCGGCACTATCGCGCTCTCTAAGACTCTCACAAAGACCTACTCAGGTTTCGTGCACGCAGCGTCTCCGCAGATTATGGATATGTATGGGGGAGCACCTCCGCACTTTCACATCGAGGGCATGCTGGGCACGCGGCATCACGCTCAGTACCGCATGGACTTGTGGAACTACTACTATCGAAGCATCCTTGCATTCGGGATGGTTGCGAAGGCGTTTGGCGACGATGATCTCTTTGAGCAGATTAGAGATTTCACGGTGCAGTTCGAAGAGGCTGCAAACAAAAGCTATACGTCAAAGCGCGGCAAGGCGAGCAAATGAAACCTAACCAATCGCTCGAGCCGACTCGCGTCGGCAAGCCGCCGCTCGCGGCTCAGCTTCAACGTTAGGGCTCAGGAAGAAGTTGCTTGATTCATCTGTCAATGCGCCGTTAGGCGACGAGATGAATGCGAAGGGGCTCCGAGCTAGGTCGGGGTGTGCGAAGGAGGTCCAAGCAGCCCTGACGGCAGTGCCTTCGCTCAGCATTCCTTGCTAGTTGGTTGCTGGCGTTTCATGCCGCAGTGCTGCGCCTGGCAGTCAGCTTGTTGAGTGGTCCGCGCGAGTCCGTGCCCAAATCCGACCATCGTGGTCGTTGCCTGGCCGATCAAATCCAAATGCGGTGGTCTGCGCGGGTTCGTGTGCCCTAGGTTCGGTGCGCGTATCGCGCGAGCCGGGTTCTTCCTCTTGGTCCAGCCGTGCCGCTTGCCTAAGCTAGCTTCATATTCCGCGTTGCGAGAGGTTTGTTGTGCGCCTTGGTCTGAGCCCTAACCAGTCGCTCGAGCCGACTCGCGTCGGCAAGCCGCCGCTCGCGGCTCAGCTTCAACGTTAGGTGGCAATAATGATGATTCTCCTGCCTGATCTGATTGAGTCGATCCGACAGCGAGTTCCCGCATAGAGCCGCGAAGCATCTTCTGCAAAATCAGTCATGCGTATCCTTGAATCTCGCCTCACGCCCGAACAAGAAGCGGCCGCCCCGCTGCCCGACTTTGCTCCAGTTGTTCTTGGGCTGCTCAGCATCGGCGGGGCAGCTTGGGGGCTGATCGCCATTGCAATGCTGCTGCTTCAGAGCTGGCCAGGTTTGCTATCAGCGCTTCTCGTTGGTGCAGTAGCAGCCGTGTTTGCTTTCGGTGCCTATGTTGGGGTCCTTGCCTTGAGGCGTACGCCTGGTTGGTTGCGCAAAAGCACGGTCTTCTGGGCGTTGCAAATTCCACTGGTACTGTCGCCCGCAGTTTCCTACGCGTTGGCGAGTGGGGGCTACTTTGCTGTGTGGCTTCAACTGCATCCACCCGTTAAGGTTGGGGCGAATTTTCTTCTGGGCAGTACGTTTACGCTCAAGCTGCTGTCGGGTGGCCCGGTTGTAGTGGGGGTCAACTTGTTTGCATTGGGTATTTTTCTCTTCCTCCTTAGGGTGCAGGCAAAGAGTGCCACCTAACCAGTCGCTCGAGCCGACTCGCGTCGGCGTGCCGCCGCCGCTCGCGGCTCAGCTTCAACGTTAGCCATCAATGCCGACATTCAACGACCTTGTCGCGGCACTCTCGTCGCCGATTGCGAGCGAGCGCAACAAAGCGGCTGTCGCTCTGATGGACATTGCTGATTCGCGTGCGGTCCAACCGCTGATTCATGCGATTGAAAATCCAGACAACCGCAATGCCAGGGGCACTCTTGTTTACGCGCTTTCAGCATTTGATTGCTCAGGTCGATTCGCGCAATTGTTCGGGTGGGCGCTTGAGGGCGGGTTTGAGACCAGCAACGAGTCGATTTCAATTCTTCACGATCAAGAGATCATCCCAAGCGAGGAAGATCTCTTGCGGAGTAGGGCAGCGTTGGAGGTTGCTGCTCAGAAAGCATGTTTCGACTCAAAACTCAAAGAAGAACTCTTGGCTCTCCTTGGAGGAGTTGATGGCTAACCGGTCGTTCGAGCCGACAGCCCTCGGCAAGCCTCGGTCTGCGGCTCAACTTCAACGTTAGGTCTCGGGAAATGCTGCTGATCGCTTGCCCACGAAGTCAAAGTGCTGCATTGCCATGCGGCGAGAACGACGAGTGTGCGAGCGCGGGAGCAGCCGAGGCTTGGAGGCTTCAAAGTCAGTCCTCCGCTAGTCGCAGGCGCGTTGTTGTGGCGAGGCAGAACAGTCAGTTCGTTGCAGGCGCTTCGCGCCGCAGTGCCGCGCCTGGCAGTCGGTTTGTCGAGTGGTCTGCGAGAGGCTGCTCGGTGGCCTGGCGCAAAGCCAGCCTGCGCAGAGTTGCAGGGCGCTGCTTGTGCGCGAGGAAGGCCGGATGGTCGACCGCGATCTTCGAGTCTGGGCTGGGTGGTTCAGAATCAGGCGCCACAGTTCAGTCGGTCTGAGTTTCGAGGTGTGTCCTGCGTGGCAGCGGAATCGAGACCTAACCAATCGTTCCACCGGACGGCCTACGGCCACCGGTGAACTCAGACGTTAGCCTGCTGCATGCCAGCCCGTGGTCGTTCGCTTCAGTTCGCCTGTTTCTCGTGCCGCAAATGCTTCAAGCGGCCGCAGGCGTCTGCGCCTTTGAATCGATTCATGCTTGAGGCACAGCGAAGGGCACAAATCGAGGAAGTTTCTCGATCGAACTTTGAGCGCGAATACATCTGCCCCAACTGTGGTGGCCCGTCGTCTTTCATGGGTATCGACTTCAAGGCGCCAAAGGCCAGTGATGTGAAAGGGTGGCAGAAAGTCGAGCAGTTCATTCGTTCCGGTAAGGTGTATTACCGTGGTGTCTCCTGAGCAGCCGGCTAACCTGTCGCTCGAGCCGACTCGCGTCGGCAGGCCGCCGCTCGCGGCTCAGCTTCAACGTTAGCCATCTTCAAGAGAGGTTCGCCCTTTGCGAAAAAACGTTGTTCTAGTGGACTTCGAAAGCGTGCAGCCGGAGTCCTTGGCATCGCTAAATCACGATCACTTCAAGGTGATGGTGTTTCTTGGCGCTAGCCAAGCGAAGGTACCCGTTGACCTGG
Proteins encoded in this region:
- a CDS encoding nitroreductase family protein yields the protein MNNSTTPSTPAAMEPLPPRPEMPAEQMLAAARQTYALLRQRRTVRDFDAARPVARELVEQCLLAAGTAPSGANQQPWHFVVITDATIKHQIREAAEAEERSFYSGRAPQEWLNALAPLGTDASKPFLDEAPLLIAIFAQKYGVDPATGQRFSHYYVPESVGIATGFLIEALHRAGLATLTHTPSPMGFLTRICGRPEAEKPVILLVVGHPKPGCQVPVHGGVKKKLDQFTSWL
- the proC gene encoding pyrroline-5-carboxylate reductase; the protein is MTTPMLPAVASASSARIAFIGGGNMASAIIGGLLRSGHEAARLAVVEPYEPQRDKLRQDFAGLPVMEDAATGDGLGEIDLVVWAVKPQMFGAAAAPVKAASALHLSVMAGIRSEAICQATGSERVVRSMPNTPALIGQGIAGLFARPAVNEADRALVEAVLEPTGRSLWVAREEDLDTVTALSGSGPAYFFYMVEAMMAAGVELGLPAEQARELALATCGGAAALGLQSAEPPSVLRERVTSKGGTTHAALTSMEADGVGEAIRRAVKAAQQRAVELGDEFGRSSSGNSSNSNNNNNNNNND
- a CDS encoding chorismate lyase, whose protein sequence is MGIASREGLRDWLRAPGSLSRRLARLGQRFEVQVLSQRIAPLRRLERQALGLPRRGLTLVREVILKVDGKPLVWARSALHQSALAGPWRALKGLGHRPLADLLYHDRRVSRSVLQPRRLARHGHTRRQMQRQWQHAVGEPASPQMLWSRNSVFRRYGAELRVMELFVPEVAERRPVLVPRRRTRGRV
- a CDS encoding integron integrase, which encodes MAGTSLPRGLDPSLDAAACLDPVSAPAAGPRPEPPSDPVPAGAARNTHAPPPRLLDQVREALRVRHYALRTEQVYVEWIRRYIRFHGTRHPAELGAAEVEAFLSFLAAERNVTASTQNQAKSALLFLYGQVLQLNLPWLGEVVTAQARRRLPVVLTSSEARSLLLELKGTAWLIASLLYGTGMRVLEGLRLRAKDIDFERREIIVREGKGGKDRVTVLPENLILPLRDQLATAKRLHELDLREGYGAVHLPHALAVKMPQAALSWGWQWVFPSARRSIDPRSGEVRRHHLMEQSVQRAISGAAGRAGIVKPCSPHILRHSFATHLLQSGYDIRTVQELLGHANVKTTMIYTHVLNRGGRGVRSPLDQI